In a genomic window of Zingiber officinale cultivar Zhangliang chromosome 9B, Zo_v1.1, whole genome shotgun sequence:
- the LOC122025678 gene encoding chemocyanin-like — MAQGSGSAGGATRALGLGTLLCLLLLLAHTADAATYTVGDSGGWTFNMASWTRGKRFRAGDVLVFRYSRSVHNVVPVSAAGYNGCSAPRGSRTYNSGNDRITLARGRNYFICSIAGHCQSGMKIAVVAA, encoded by the exons ATGGCTCAGGGAAGTGGCAGTGCTGGCGGAGCGACCCGCGCCCTCGGGCTGGGCACAttgctctgcctcctcctcctACTCGCCCACACCGCCGACGCCGCCACCTACACCGTCGGCGACAGCGGCGGCTGGACCTTCAACATGGCCAGCTGGACCCGCGGGAAGCGCTTTCGCGCCGGCGACGTCCTCG TGTTCAGGTACAGTCGCTCGGTGCACAACGTGGTGCCGGTGAGCGCGGCCGGCTACAACGGCTGCTCCGCGCCGCGCGGCTCCAGGACCTACAACTCCGGCAACGACCGCATCACCCTCGCCAGAGGCCGCAACTACTTCATCTGCAGCATCGCCGGCCACTGCCAGTCCGGCATGAAGATAGCAGTCGTCGCTGCCTGA